The following proteins are encoded in a genomic region of Populus trichocarpa isolate Nisqually-1 chromosome 13, P.trichocarpa_v4.1, whole genome shotgun sequence:
- the LOC18104021 gene encoding disease resistance protein At4g27190 isoform X10, translating to MSCQVQKKGVLHSVEEARNRIEDIEDDVGKWLASVNVITDKASRVFEDEDKAKKRCFMGLFPNVTRRYKFSTKIESIAEEVVKINHRGRFDRVSYLPARRGIGDRSLKDYEAFESRRPVLDEILEALKDDDVDLVGVYGMAGVGKTTLVKKVAEQVKVGRIFDLVVPAVVSQTPNLRKIQGEIADGLGLKLDAETDSGRADLLYKRLESETMLKSEKRLESERKVLVILDDIWERLELEDVGIPSGRGCKILMTSRDRNVLSRGMGTKKVFWLQVLPENEAWNLFKKMAGDVVKYPDLQLVAVEIAKRCAGLPILIVTVARALKDGDLSEWKDALVRLKRFDKDEMDSRVCSALELSYDSLKGEEIKSVFLLCGQLEPHRIAILDLLKYTVGLGLFKRISTLEEARNRLHRLVNDLKASCLLLEGGADGIVKMHDVVHGFAAFVASRDHHVFTLASGTVLKEWPAMLEQCSAISLPRCKIPGLPEVLNFPKAESFILYNEDPSLKIPDSLFKGTKTLQLVDMTAVQLPTLPSSLQFLEKLQTLCLDSCGLKDIAMIGELKMLKVLSLIDSNIVRLPREIGQLTRLQLLDLSNNPRLEMIPPNVLSCLTQLEDLYMENSFLQWRIEGLDSQRNNASLAELKYLPNLSTLYLHITDPMILPRDFFSKKLERFKILIGEGWDWSRKRETSTTMKLKISASIQSEEGIQLLLKRTEDLHLDGLKGVKSVSYELDGQGFPRLKHLHIQNSLEIRYIVDSTMLSPSIAFPLLESLSLDNLNKLEKIGNSQPVAESFSNLRILKVESCPMLKNLFSLHMERGLLQLEEISIIDCKIMEVIVAEESGGQADEDEAIKLTQLRTLTLEYLPEFTSVSSKSNAASISQTRPEPLITDVGSNEIASDNELGTPMTLFNKKIEFPSLEDLKLSSIKVEKIWQDQPGELSYWFPRLTSLIVEGCGNLKYLFTSSMVESLAQLKTLELCDCTPMEEIITKNGLGEEGNVRGMMFPKLQFLKLKGLPNLTRFCTSHLIECYSLKELRIENCPALKTFISNSLSTDAVANNQFEETNSTLFDEKVAFSNIEKLQILGMDNLNMIWHTEFHPDSFCKLKVLKVKQANKLLNIFPPNMLRRFHNLDHLEVADCSSLEEVFDLRSLMNEKESHAVTAFKLRDMYVWNLPKLQKVWNTNPHGILSFQNLHLVNAWNCPSLKSLFPTSVALGLSQLEELQLTSCGVEEIVAEEERLGEELKFVFPKTTSFILWELPKLKSFYPGRHTSEWPVLKKIDVYHCHEVPVFDSELQSTQGACTQDQLEIQVQQPLFSFEKIIPNLEELSLNSKDAAKVCQGQFPADLFHKIRVLELQCFHDASAEFPFGIMHRFQNMEKLLVTHGYFKELFPCRLVDEEEHTLARILYLKLFNLPDLEKIWNQDLQVDQLLQNLGTLEVRSCDSLINLAPSASSFGNLTALHVWDCEALKYLVTSSTARSLVQLSAMSIKECKMVTEIVASKGDEAGNEIIFWKLESLKLDCLASLTSFCSINFTFKFPSLTEVIVTNCPKMKTFSPGISTPKLQKVWLSEEKDKGHWERDLNITIQQLSV from the exons GGTGCTGCATTCTGTAGAAGAGGCTAGAAATAGAATTGAAGACATTGAAGATGATGTTGGAAAGTGGCTTGCTAGTGTGAATGTTATCACTGACAAGGCTAGCAGAGTTTTTGAAGATGAAGACAAGGCGAAGAAGAGGTGCTTCATGGGGTTGTTCCCTAATGTGACGAGGCGCTACAAGTTTAGTACAAAGATAGAGAGTATTGCAGAGGAGGTTGTTAAGATCAATCATCGAGGCAGATTTGATAGGGTGTCCTACCTTCCTGCTCGACGCGGGATAGGGGACAGATCTCTAAAAGATTACGAGGCTTTCGAATCAAGAAGACCtgttttggatgaaattttgGAGGCCTTAAAAGATGATGATGTCGACCTAGTTGGAGTGTATGGGATGGCTGGTGTAGGCAAGACCACACTTGTGAAAAAGGTTGCTGAACAAGTCAAGGTGGGCAGGATTTTTGATTTGGTGGTTCCGGCTGTTGTATCTCAGACTCCTAACCTGAGAAAAATTCAGGGGGAAATAGCAGATGGGCTAGGTCTCAAATTGGATGCAGAGACTGACAGTGGAAGAGCAGATTTGTTGTACAAGAGGCTTGAAAGTGAGACAATGCTTAAAAGTGAGAAAAGGCTTGAAAGTGAGAGAAAGGTACTTGTGATTTTGGATGACATTTGGGAGAGGCTTGAACTAGAAGATGTGGGGATTCCTTCTGGTAGGGGATGCAAAATATTGATGACATCGAGAGATCGAAATGTATTATCCCGTGGAATGGGTACAAAAAAAGTTTTCTGGCTTCAAGTTTTACCCGAGAATGAAGCATGGAATCTGTTTAAGAAGATGGCGGGTGATGTTGTCAAATATCCCGATCTGCAGCTTGTTGCTGTAGAAATAGCCAAAAGATGTGCTGGTTTGCCCATTTTAATAGTTACTGTTGCGAGGGCATTAAAAGATGGGGATCTGTCAGAGTGGAAGGATGCTTTGGTAAGGCTGAAAAGATTTGACAAGGATGAAATGGATAGCCGAGTTTGCTCAGCTCTAGAGTTGAGCTACGATTCTttgaaaggagaagaaatcaAGTCAGTATTCTTACTTTGTGGACAACTTGAACCTCACAGAATTGCAATCCTTGACTTACTGAAATATACCGTTGGCCTGGGATTGTTTAAACGTATCAGTACATTGGAAGAAGCAAGAAATAGACTACATAGATTGGTCAATGACCTCAAAGCCTCTTGTTTGTTGCTAGAAGGTGGCGCAGATGGAATAGTCAAAATGCATGATGTTGTTCATGGTTTTGCTGCCTTTGTAGCTTCCAGGGATCATCATGTCTTCACATTAGCATCTGGCACTGTATTAAAAGAATGGCCGGCTATGCTTGAACAGTGCAGTGCTATCTCTTTGCCGCGTTGCAAAATTCCTGGACTTCCTGAAGTACTGAACTTTCCAAAAGCTGAGTCGTTTATACTGTATAATGAAGACCCCTCGCTCAAAATCCCAGACAGTCTGTTTAAGGGAACAAAAACTCTCCAACTTGTGGATATGACAGCTGTGCAACTTCCAACACTACCTTCCTCACTTCAATTTCTCGAAAAGCTTCAAACATTGTGTCTGGATAGTTGTGGTTTGAAAGATATAGCTATGATCGGAGAGCTAAAGATGTTAAAAGTTCTCAGCTTAATAGACTCTAACATTGTTCGGCTGCCGAGAGAAATTGGGCAGTTGACTCGTCTGCAACTTCTGGATTTGAGTAACAATCCAAGGCTTGAAATGATTCCGCCAAATGTGCTGTCATGCTTGACCCAACTAGAGGACTTGTACATGGAGAACAGCTTTTTGCAATGGAGGATTGAAGGACTAGATAGTCAAAGAAACAATGCTAGCCTGGCTGAGCTGAAATATCTGCCAAATCTAAGCACTTTATACTTGCACATTACAGATCCTATGATTCTTCCCAGAGACTTCTTCTCCAAAAAATTggaaagatttaaaattttgatcggAGAAGGGTGGGACTGGTCCAGGAAGCGTGAAACTTCAACAACAATGAAATTGAAGATCAGTGCAAGCATTCAATCGGAGGAGGGGATCCAACTGTTGCTGAAGAGAACTGAAGATCTACATTTAGATGGACTAAAGGGTGTTAAAAGTGTTTCCTATGAATTAGATGGGCAAGGTTTTCCTCGTTTGAAGCATCTCCATATCCAAAATAGTCTTGAGATTCGATATATTGTCGACTCGACTATGTTAAGTCCTTCTATTGCTTTTCCACTCCTGGAGTCTTTGTCTCTTGACAATTTGAATAAGTTGGAGAAGATTGGTAATAGTCAACCTGTGGCGGAGTCATTTAGCAACTTGAGAATTTTGAAGGTGGAAAGTTGTCCAATGTTGAAGAATCTTTTTTCGTTGCACATGGAAAGAGGCCTTTTGCAACTGGAAGAGATCAGCATAATTGATTGCAAAATCATGGAAGTGATTGTTGCTGAGGAAAGTGGAGGCCAAGCTGACGAAGATGAAGCAATCAAGTTGACTCAACTACGAACACTGACACTGGAATATCTACCCGAATTCACAAGCGTTTCCTCAAAATCGAATGCAGCTTCCATATCACAGACCAGGCCGGAGCCGTTAATCACTGATGTCGGGTCCAATGAAATTGCATCTGACAATGAGCTCGGGACTCCCATGACACTTTTTAACAAAAAg ATTGAATTCCCTAGTTTGGAAGACCTAAAACTGTCCTCTATCAAAGTTGAGAAGATATGGCAAGACCAACCAGGAGAACTGTCCTATTGGTTTCCGAGATTAACAAGTTTGATAGTCGAGGGCTGTGGAAATCTAAAGTATTTATTTACTTCTTCTATGGTTGAAAGTCTTGCTCAACTCAAAACGCTTGAGCTATGTGATTGCACGCCTATGGAAGAAATAATAACTAAGAACGGTTTAGGAGAAGAAGGAAATGTGAGAGGAATGATGTTTCCAAAGCTACAATTCCTCAAGCTTAAGGGCCTTCCAAATCTCACAAGATTCTGCACCAGTCACTTAATCGAATGCTACTCCTTGAAAGAACTGCGGATAGAGAATTGCCCTGCACTGAAGACCTTCATCTCTAATTCATTAAGCACAGATGCAGTAGCCAACAATCAGTTTGAAGAAACAAACTCAACTCTCTTTGATGAAAAA GTTGCATTCTCTAACATAGAGAAACTGCAAATTCTTGGCATGGATAATTTGAATATGATATGGCACACTGAATTCCATCCAGATTCCTTCTGCAAGCTCAAGGTGCTGAAGGtaaaacaagcaaacaaattgttgaatattttccCACCCAATATGCTGAgaagatttcataatttagaCCACCTGGAGGTAGCTGATTGTTCTTCACTGGAAGAGGTGTTTGATCTCAGATCTCTGATGAATGAAAAAGAATCCCATGCTGTGACAGCGTTTAAGTTGAGAGATATGTATGTATGGAACCTGCCAAAATTGCAGAAAGTGTGGAATACAAATCCTCATGGAATTCTCTCTTTTCAAAACCTTCATTTAGTGAATGCTTGGAATTGTCCAAGTCTAAAAAGCCTCTTCCCAACCTCTGTAGCCTTAGGCCTTTCACAACTCGAAGAGCTTCAACTAACTAGTTGTGGAGTGGAGGAAATTGTTGCTGAGGAAGAAAGACTGGGAGAAGAACTAAAGTTTGTTTTTCCTAAAACAACCTCTTTCATTCTTTGGGAATTGCCCAAACTCAAGAGTTTCTACCCAGGAAGACACACTTCAGAGTGGCCGGTATTAAAGAAAATAGACGTGTATCATTGCCACGAAGTGCCGGTATTTGATTCGGAGCTCCAGAGCACCCAAGGAGCTTGTACACAGGACCAACTTGAGATCCAAGTTCAGCAACCGCTTTTCTCATTTGAAAAG ATCATCCCCAACTTGGAAGAACTATCGCTAAACAGTAAAGATGCAGCAAAGGTATGTCAAGGCCAGTTTCCAGCAGACCTCTTTCACAAAATAAGAGTTCTTGAGCTGCAATGCTTTCATGATGCATCGGCTGAATTTCCATTTGGTATCATGCATAGATTCCAGAATATGGAAAAGCTTCTTGTAACTCATGGTTATTTCAAAGAGCTGTTCCCATGTCGACTTGTTGATGAGGAGGAACATACTCTTGCTAGGATACTGTACTTGAAACTTTTTAATCTTCCAGATTTGGAGAAAATTTGGAACCAAGATCTCCAAGTGGACCAGCTTCTTCAAAATCTTGGAACTCTGGAAGTAAGGAGTTGTGACAGTTTGATCAATTTAGCACCATCTGCATCATCTTTCGGAAATCTAACAGCTTTGCATGTATGGGATTGCGAAGCATTGAAATACTTGGTCACATCCTCAACTGCCAGAAGTCTTGTGCAACTCTCTGCAATGAGTATAAAGGAATGCAAAATGGTGACAGAAATTGTAGCAAGCAAGGGAGATGAAGCAGGAAATGAGATCATTTTCTGGAAATTGGAAAGTCTGAAACTTGATTGTTTAGCAAGCCTCACTAGCTTTTGCTCTATAAATTTCACCTTCAAATTCCCCTCTTTGACAGAAGTAATTGTGACAAATTGTCCAAAGATGAAGACTTTTTCCCCGGGAATAAGCACACCAAAGCTGCAGAAAGTATGGCTATCAGAAGAAAAGGACAAAGGACATTGGGAACGCGACCTTAACATCACCATTCAACAGCTCTCTGTATAA
- the LOC18104021 gene encoding probable disease resistance protein At4g27220 isoform X1: MEILSSITSTVVELLIVPIRRSVTRVFNYSRNVQSLKTHLEELSDTKIRVLHSVEEARNRIEDIEDDVGKWLASVNVITDKASRVFEDEDKAKKRCFMGLFPNVTRRYKFSTKIESIAEEVVKINHRGRFDRVSYLPARRGIGDRSLKDYEAFESRRPVLDEILEALKDDDVDLVGVYGMAGVGKTTLVKKVAEQVKVGRIFDLVVPAVVSQTPNLRKIQGEIADGLGLKLDAETDSGRADLLYKRLESETMLKSEKRLESERKVLVILDDIWERLELEDVGIPSGRGCKILMTSRDRNVLSRGMGTKKVFWLQVLPENEAWNLFKKMAGDVVKYPDLQLVAVEIAKRCAGLPILIVTVARALKDGDLSEWKDALVRLKRFDKDEMDSRVCSALELSYDSLKGEEIKSVFLLCGQLEPHRIAILDLLKYTVGLGLFKRISTLEEARNRLHRLVNDLKASCLLLEGGADGIVKMHDVVHGFAAFVASRDHHVFTLASGTVLKEWPAMLEQCSAISLPRCKIPGLPEVLNFPKAESFILYNEDPSLKIPDSLFKGTKTLQLVDMTAVQLPTLPSSLQFLEKLQTLCLDSCGLKDIAMIGELKMLKVLSLIDSNIVRLPREIGQLTRLQLLDLSNNPRLEMIPPNVLSCLTQLEDLYMENSFLQWRIEGLDSQRNNASLAELKYLPNLSTLYLHITDPMILPRDFFSKKLERFKILIGEGWDWSRKRETSTTMKLKISASIQSEEGIQLLLKRTEDLHLDGLKGVKSVSYELDGQGFPRLKHLHIQNSLEIRYIVDSTMLSPSIAFPLLESLSLDNLNKLEKIGNSQPVAESFSNLRILKVESCPMLKNLFSLHMERGLLQLEEISIIDCKIMEVIVAEESGGQADEDEAIKLTQLRTLTLEYLPEFTSVSSKSNAASISQTRPEPLITDVGSNEIASDNELGTPMTLFNKKIEFPSLEDLKLSSIKVEKIWQDQPGELSYWFPRLTSLIVEGCGNLKYLFTSSMVESLAQLKTLELCDCTPMEEIITKNGLGEEGNVRGMMFPKLQFLKLKGLPNLTRFCTSHLIECYSLKELRIENCPALKTFISNSLSTDAVANNQFEETNSTLFDEKVAFSNIEKLQILGMDNLNMIWHTEFHPDSFCKLKVLKVKQANKLLNIFPPNMLRRFHNLDHLEVADCSSLEEVFDLRSLMNEKESHAVTAFKLRDMYVWNLPKLQKVWNTNPHGILSFQNLHLVNAWNCPSLKSLFPTSVALGLSQLEELQLTSCGVEEIVAEEERLGEELKFVFPKTTSFILWELPKLKSFYPGRHTSEWPVLKKIDVYHCHEVPVFDSELQSTQGACTQDQLEIQVQQPLFSFEKIIPNLEELSLNSKDAAKVCQGQFPADLFHKIRVLELQCFHDASAEFPFGIMHRFQNMEKLLVTHGYFKELFPCRLVDEEEHTLARILYLKLFNLPDLEKIWNQDLQVDQLLQNLGTLEVRSCDSLINLAPSASSFGNLTALHVWDCEALKYLVTSSTARSLVQLSAMSIKECKMVTEIVASKGDEAGNEIIFWKLESLKLDCLASLTSFCSINFTFKFPSLTEVIVTNCPKMKTFSPGISTPKLQKVWLSEEKDKGHWERDLNITIQQLSV; encoded by the exons ATGGAGATCCTTAGTTCCATCACATCCACGGTTGTGGAACTGTTAATTGTTCCCATTAGGCGCTCCGTTACTCGTGTATTCAACTACAGCAGAAATGTTCAGAGCCTCAAAACTCACTTAGAGGAGCTGTCAGATACAAAAATAAGGGTGCTGCATTCTGTAGAAGAGGCTAGAAATAGAATTGAAGACATTGAAGATGATGTTGGAAAGTGGCTTGCTAGTGTGAATGTTATCACTGACAAGGCTAGCAGAGTTTTTGAAGATGAAGACAAGGCGAAGAAGAGGTGCTTCATGGGGTTGTTCCCTAATGTGACGAGGCGCTACAAGTTTAGTACAAAGATAGAGAGTATTGCAGAGGAGGTTGTTAAGATCAATCATCGAGGCAGATTTGATAGGGTGTCCTACCTTCCTGCTCGACGCGGGATAGGGGACAGATCTCTAAAAGATTACGAGGCTTTCGAATCAAGAAGACCtgttttggatgaaattttgGAGGCCTTAAAAGATGATGATGTCGACCTAGTTGGAGTGTATGGGATGGCTGGTGTAGGCAAGACCACACTTGTGAAAAAGGTTGCTGAACAAGTCAAGGTGGGCAGGATTTTTGATTTGGTGGTTCCGGCTGTTGTATCTCAGACTCCTAACCTGAGAAAAATTCAGGGGGAAATAGCAGATGGGCTAGGTCTCAAATTGGATGCAGAGACTGACAGTGGAAGAGCAGATTTGTTGTACAAGAGGCTTGAAAGTGAGACAATGCTTAAAAGTGAGAAAAGGCTTGAAAGTGAGAGAAAGGTACTTGTGATTTTGGATGACATTTGGGAGAGGCTTGAACTAGAAGATGTGGGGATTCCTTCTGGTAGGGGATGCAAAATATTGATGACATCGAGAGATCGAAATGTATTATCCCGTGGAATGGGTACAAAAAAAGTTTTCTGGCTTCAAGTTTTACCCGAGAATGAAGCATGGAATCTGTTTAAGAAGATGGCGGGTGATGTTGTCAAATATCCCGATCTGCAGCTTGTTGCTGTAGAAATAGCCAAAAGATGTGCTGGTTTGCCCATTTTAATAGTTACTGTTGCGAGGGCATTAAAAGATGGGGATCTGTCAGAGTGGAAGGATGCTTTGGTAAGGCTGAAAAGATTTGACAAGGATGAAATGGATAGCCGAGTTTGCTCAGCTCTAGAGTTGAGCTACGATTCTttgaaaggagaagaaatcaAGTCAGTATTCTTACTTTGTGGACAACTTGAACCTCACAGAATTGCAATCCTTGACTTACTGAAATATACCGTTGGCCTGGGATTGTTTAAACGTATCAGTACATTGGAAGAAGCAAGAAATAGACTACATAGATTGGTCAATGACCTCAAAGCCTCTTGTTTGTTGCTAGAAGGTGGCGCAGATGGAATAGTCAAAATGCATGATGTTGTTCATGGTTTTGCTGCCTTTGTAGCTTCCAGGGATCATCATGTCTTCACATTAGCATCTGGCACTGTATTAAAAGAATGGCCGGCTATGCTTGAACAGTGCAGTGCTATCTCTTTGCCGCGTTGCAAAATTCCTGGACTTCCTGAAGTACTGAACTTTCCAAAAGCTGAGTCGTTTATACTGTATAATGAAGACCCCTCGCTCAAAATCCCAGACAGTCTGTTTAAGGGAACAAAAACTCTCCAACTTGTGGATATGACAGCTGTGCAACTTCCAACACTACCTTCCTCACTTCAATTTCTCGAAAAGCTTCAAACATTGTGTCTGGATAGTTGTGGTTTGAAAGATATAGCTATGATCGGAGAGCTAAAGATGTTAAAAGTTCTCAGCTTAATAGACTCTAACATTGTTCGGCTGCCGAGAGAAATTGGGCAGTTGACTCGTCTGCAACTTCTGGATTTGAGTAACAATCCAAGGCTTGAAATGATTCCGCCAAATGTGCTGTCATGCTTGACCCAACTAGAGGACTTGTACATGGAGAACAGCTTTTTGCAATGGAGGATTGAAGGACTAGATAGTCAAAGAAACAATGCTAGCCTGGCTGAGCTGAAATATCTGCCAAATCTAAGCACTTTATACTTGCACATTACAGATCCTATGATTCTTCCCAGAGACTTCTTCTCCAAAAAATTggaaagatttaaaattttgatcggAGAAGGGTGGGACTGGTCCAGGAAGCGTGAAACTTCAACAACAATGAAATTGAAGATCAGTGCAAGCATTCAATCGGAGGAGGGGATCCAACTGTTGCTGAAGAGAACTGAAGATCTACATTTAGATGGACTAAAGGGTGTTAAAAGTGTTTCCTATGAATTAGATGGGCAAGGTTTTCCTCGTTTGAAGCATCTCCATATCCAAAATAGTCTTGAGATTCGATATATTGTCGACTCGACTATGTTAAGTCCTTCTATTGCTTTTCCACTCCTGGAGTCTTTGTCTCTTGACAATTTGAATAAGTTGGAGAAGATTGGTAATAGTCAACCTGTGGCGGAGTCATTTAGCAACTTGAGAATTTTGAAGGTGGAAAGTTGTCCAATGTTGAAGAATCTTTTTTCGTTGCACATGGAAAGAGGCCTTTTGCAACTGGAAGAGATCAGCATAATTGATTGCAAAATCATGGAAGTGATTGTTGCTGAGGAAAGTGGAGGCCAAGCTGACGAAGATGAAGCAATCAAGTTGACTCAACTACGAACACTGACACTGGAATATCTACCCGAATTCACAAGCGTTTCCTCAAAATCGAATGCAGCTTCCATATCACAGACCAGGCCGGAGCCGTTAATCACTGATGTCGGGTCCAATGAAATTGCATCTGACAATGAGCTCGGGACTCCCATGACACTTTTTAACAAAAAg ATTGAATTCCCTAGTTTGGAAGACCTAAAACTGTCCTCTATCAAAGTTGAGAAGATATGGCAAGACCAACCAGGAGAACTGTCCTATTGGTTTCCGAGATTAACAAGTTTGATAGTCGAGGGCTGTGGAAATCTAAAGTATTTATTTACTTCTTCTATGGTTGAAAGTCTTGCTCAACTCAAAACGCTTGAGCTATGTGATTGCACGCCTATGGAAGAAATAATAACTAAGAACGGTTTAGGAGAAGAAGGAAATGTGAGAGGAATGATGTTTCCAAAGCTACAATTCCTCAAGCTTAAGGGCCTTCCAAATCTCACAAGATTCTGCACCAGTCACTTAATCGAATGCTACTCCTTGAAAGAACTGCGGATAGAGAATTGCCCTGCACTGAAGACCTTCATCTCTAATTCATTAAGCACAGATGCAGTAGCCAACAATCAGTTTGAAGAAACAAACTCAACTCTCTTTGATGAAAAA GTTGCATTCTCTAACATAGAGAAACTGCAAATTCTTGGCATGGATAATTTGAATATGATATGGCACACTGAATTCCATCCAGATTCCTTCTGCAAGCTCAAGGTGCTGAAGGtaaaacaagcaaacaaattgttgaatattttccCACCCAATATGCTGAgaagatttcataatttagaCCACCTGGAGGTAGCTGATTGTTCTTCACTGGAAGAGGTGTTTGATCTCAGATCTCTGATGAATGAAAAAGAATCCCATGCTGTGACAGCGTTTAAGTTGAGAGATATGTATGTATGGAACCTGCCAAAATTGCAGAAAGTGTGGAATACAAATCCTCATGGAATTCTCTCTTTTCAAAACCTTCATTTAGTGAATGCTTGGAATTGTCCAAGTCTAAAAAGCCTCTTCCCAACCTCTGTAGCCTTAGGCCTTTCACAACTCGAAGAGCTTCAACTAACTAGTTGTGGAGTGGAGGAAATTGTTGCTGAGGAAGAAAGACTGGGAGAAGAACTAAAGTTTGTTTTTCCTAAAACAACCTCTTTCATTCTTTGGGAATTGCCCAAACTCAAGAGTTTCTACCCAGGAAGACACACTTCAGAGTGGCCGGTATTAAAGAAAATAGACGTGTATCATTGCCACGAAGTGCCGGTATTTGATTCGGAGCTCCAGAGCACCCAAGGAGCTTGTACACAGGACCAACTTGAGATCCAAGTTCAGCAACCGCTTTTCTCATTTGAAAAG ATCATCCCCAACTTGGAAGAACTATCGCTAAACAGTAAAGATGCAGCAAAGGTATGTCAAGGCCAGTTTCCAGCAGACCTCTTTCACAAAATAAGAGTTCTTGAGCTGCAATGCTTTCATGATGCATCGGCTGAATTTCCATTTGGTATCATGCATAGATTCCAGAATATGGAAAAGCTTCTTGTAACTCATGGTTATTTCAAAGAGCTGTTCCCATGTCGACTTGTTGATGAGGAGGAACATACTCTTGCTAGGATACTGTACTTGAAACTTTTTAATCTTCCAGATTTGGAGAAAATTTGGAACCAAGATCTCCAAGTGGACCAGCTTCTTCAAAATCTTGGAACTCTGGAAGTAAGGAGTTGTGACAGTTTGATCAATTTAGCACCATCTGCATCATCTTTCGGAAATCTAACAGCTTTGCATGTATGGGATTGCGAAGCATTGAAATACTTGGTCACATCCTCAACTGCCAGAAGTCTTGTGCAACTCTCTGCAATGAGTATAAAGGAATGCAAAATGGTGACAGAAATTGTAGCAAGCAAGGGAGATGAAGCAGGAAATGAGATCATTTTCTGGAAATTGGAAAGTCTGAAACTTGATTGTTTAGCAAGCCTCACTAGCTTTTGCTCTATAAATTTCACCTTCAAATTCCCCTCTTTGACAGAAGTAATTGTGACAAATTGTCCAAAGATGAAGACTTTTTCCCCGGGAATAAGCACACCAAAGCTGCAGAAAGTATGGCTATCAGAAGAAAAGGACAAAGGACATTGGGAACGCGACCTTAACATCACCATTCAACAGCTCTCTGTATAA